The following are encoded together in the Arcticibacterium luteifluviistationis genome:
- a CDS encoding antibiotic biosynthesis monooxygenase family protein, whose product MILEIATLDIKNEELKAFEAILPKAKAVISQSKGFVSIEFQNCIETSTKYLALIKWETLEDHTIGFRESPLFQEWRAVLSPFFNSAPNAEHFKVTEVK is encoded by the coding sequence ATGATACTTGAAATCGCTACTTTAGACATCAAAAATGAAGAACTAAAAGCTTTTGAAGCTATTTTACCTAAGGCTAAAGCTGTCATATCTCAGTCAAAAGGTTTTGTTTCTATTGAATTCCAAAACTGTATTGAAACATCAACCAAATACCTAGCTTTAATCAAATGGGAAACTTTAGAAGACCACACCATAGGTTTCCGTGAGTCTCCTTTATTTCAAGAATGGCGTGCAGTTTTATCTCCGTTTTTTAACAGTGCTCCTAATGCAGAACATTTTAAGGTAACTGAAGTAAAATGA
- a CDS encoding DNA alkylation repair protein, translating to MTAQDFKDSLEIIGQEYSGAIPKKELFSLAKEFQNMSLEEVVSLLKSKNDDHRLGAVSVLDWKARDKKTTEKEKYEAFKTYLTHHEYINNWGMVDRAAPYVVGGYLFGKDKTPLYDLAKSQNPMERRTAIVSTYYFIRKNEIDDTFKIAEILVNDKEHFVQTAVGSWIREAGKRDEERLKLFLDKHAATMSRVTLRFAIEKFNPELRKYYLGLAK from the coding sequence ATGACAGCTCAGGACTTTAAAGATAGTTTGGAAATCATTGGTCAAGAATATTCGGGAGCCATTCCTAAAAAGGAGTTGTTTTCTTTGGCAAAAGAATTTCAGAATATGTCTTTAGAGGAGGTGGTGTCATTACTTAAAAGTAAAAATGACGACCACAGGCTGGGTGCTGTTTCAGTTTTAGACTGGAAAGCACGTGATAAAAAAACTACAGAAAAAGAAAAGTACGAGGCTTTTAAAACCTACCTGACTCATCATGAATACATTAATAACTGGGGCATGGTAGATAGGGCTGCACCCTATGTAGTCGGTGGGTATTTGTTCGGTAAGGATAAAACACCACTATATGATTTAGCGAAATCCCAGAATCCTATGGAGCGGCGAACTGCCATAGTGAGTACCTATTACTTTATTCGGAAAAACGAAATAGATGATACATTCAAAATTGCTGAGATTTTGGTGAATGATAAAGAACACTTTGTTCAAACCGCTGTGGGCAGCTGGATTAGAGAAGCAGGCAAAAGAGATGAGGAAAGATTAAAGCTATTTTTAGATAAACATGCGGCCACCATGTCACGTGTGACACTGAGATTTGCGATTGAAAAGTTTAATCCTGAGCTTAGGAAATACTATTTAGGTTTGGCCAAATAA
- the pcaD gene encoding 3-oxoadipate enol-lactonase, translating to MKTSYKIQGAEHNPVLIFSNSLGTEMMMWDALVPYLLPYFRVLQYDTRGHGGSDKPEGNYSIELLAGDVIAVMDKLNIDKAYFCGLSMGGLIGQWLGINNPERFYKLALSNTGAKVGDDKGWNERISSIQNKGMQAIADGSSSVWFTDDFVKKQPKQTAAYKEMLLRANVGGYCSCSVAIRDVDFRENLDVLKVPTLVITGEQDPVTTAKHATFLVENIPDASLVLLPARHLSASELPKEFADVLIKFFTAKPSLS from the coding sequence ATGAAAACGAGTTATAAAATTCAAGGTGCTGAACATAATCCTGTTCTTATATTCTCAAATTCCTTGGGAACGGAAATGATGATGTGGGATGCTTTAGTGCCCTATTTATTGCCATATTTCAGAGTTCTGCAATACGACACTCGGGGGCATGGAGGTTCTGACAAACCAGAAGGAAACTATAGTATTGAGCTTTTAGCTGGTGATGTAATTGCTGTGATGGATAAACTGAATATTGACAAGGCTTATTTCTGCGGGCTATCCATGGGAGGTTTGATAGGGCAATGGCTAGGAATAAATAATCCAGAACGATTTTATAAACTAGCCCTGAGCAATACCGGAGCTAAGGTAGGAGATGATAAAGGCTGGAATGAGCGAATTAGTAGTATACAAAATAAAGGGATGCAAGCCATAGCAGATGGCTCAAGTTCTGTTTGGTTTACTGATGATTTTGTCAAAAAACAACCTAAGCAAACTGCGGCGTATAAAGAAATGCTTTTACGTGCCAACGTGGGTGGTTACTGCAGCTGTTCGGTGGCAATAAGGGATGTGGATTTTAGAGAAAACTTAGATGTGCTTAAGGTACCCACACTTGTTATAACTGGCGAACAAGATCCAGTAACTACCGCGAAACATGCAACGTTTTTGGTAGAAAATATTCCAGATGCCAGTTTGGTTTTATTGCCTGCTAGGCATTTATCTGCCAGTGAGCTTCCTAAAGAGTTTGCTGATGTTTTAATTAAATTCTTTACAGCGAAGCCAAGTCTATCATAG
- a CDS encoding SGNH/GDSL hydrolase family protein: MKALAKTRGLNYVDYHTPLKNTGNGMDPDLAKDGVHPTMKAYSIMGKLLLDALK; this comes from the coding sequence ATAAAAGCCCTAGCTAAAACCAGAGGTCTTAACTATGTAGACTATCATACACCACTCAAAAATACTGGCAACGGCATGGACCCAGACTTAGCAAAGGACGGTGTTCACCCAACTATGAAAGCCTACTCCATCATGGGGAAACTACTTTTAGATGCCTTGAAATGA
- a CDS encoding DUF7133 domain-containing protein: protein MKFLKASKYILLPIFALVIFSFTANLFLNEPEISLDSYKVEEGFELSLVAAEPHFSAPVTMDFDNQGRIWVVEMVGYMPNIEGTGEEEPNGRITILEDLDKDGRVDHSKVFLDGLVLPRAIAHAYGGLLYTDGPALYFVKIKNDKPGKRTLVDPIYADGGNVEHQPNGLMLNIDNWIYNSKSNFRYRLLNGKWLKEPTSYRGQWGITKDNFGRLYFNNNSNQLQGDYVLPNTLIRNQFYKPSNSINKGLTRNQRVYPLHATSVNRGYQEGVLDENGMLVNVTASCGPLVYRGNIFPENYNLNAFVCVPEANLIKRNILNFNETETTAEQAWDNKEFIASTDEGFRPVNLFTGPEGAMYIVDMHRGIIQHKAFISQYLTELLIGKKLDTLQNAGRILKVTHKDSKPNAITNLDKFSTKELVPLLSSSNGWTRDRAQQMLITSKKKSVKKALMSLAKVDNEFGSAVHALYTLEGLNLLSFDFLEELLKETKNPKTVAHILLLMEPFASQSNIERMSAISANVLAKADPITDLYLSISLNPWLKIAPATFQPTLATIADKYSFNEIFQEAVISSLEGQEELFLKENAANKFLTKNLGETLENRVNNKPNSIFVIESRKDDSRTNGLKLYRTICGACHGSDGSGIEGMAPPLKDSEYIDGPVHRLSSIILHGISGPIHVNGKLYELNNEMPAISSNSDITDQDIVDITHFLQNAFAKKQKRISAAEVKILREDKPKNGGFYTEKELLEKEFER from the coding sequence ATGAAATTTCTTAAAGCAAGTAAGTATATCTTACTTCCTATATTCGCTCTTGTTATCTTTTCCTTTACTGCTAACCTCTTTTTAAACGAACCCGAAATCTCTTTAGATTCCTATAAAGTAGAAGAAGGTTTTGAATTAAGCCTTGTGGCGGCAGAACCACATTTTTCGGCTCCCGTTACCATGGATTTTGATAATCAAGGAAGAATCTGGGTGGTAGAAATGGTAGGTTATATGCCAAACATAGAAGGTACAGGAGAAGAAGAGCCAAACGGACGAATCACAATTTTAGAAGACTTAGACAAAGATGGCCGTGTAGACCACTCCAAGGTATTTTTAGATGGTTTAGTGCTTCCCCGAGCCATTGCCCATGCTTATGGCGGGCTTTTATATACGGATGGTCCTGCTCTTTATTTTGTCAAAATAAAGAATGACAAGCCTGGAAAAAGGACTTTGGTAGACCCGATTTATGCCGATGGTGGTAATGTAGAACATCAGCCAAATGGTTTGATGCTGAACATTGACAACTGGATTTATAATTCTAAATCAAATTTTAGATACCGTTTACTAAACGGGAAGTGGCTAAAAGAACCTACTTCATACAGAGGGCAGTGGGGAATCACGAAAGATAATTTTGGTCGCTTATATTTCAATAATAACTCTAACCAGTTACAAGGAGATTATGTATTGCCTAACACGCTAATTAGAAATCAATTTTATAAACCGTCAAATTCTATCAACAAGGGTTTAACTAGAAACCAAAGAGTATATCCTTTACATGCTACTTCTGTAAACCGCGGGTATCAAGAAGGCGTTTTAGATGAAAATGGCATGCTGGTAAATGTTACTGCTTCATGTGGCCCATTGGTTTATAGAGGAAATATTTTCCCTGAAAACTACAATCTAAATGCATTTGTATGTGTACCTGAGGCAAACCTGATTAAAAGAAACATCCTAAACTTTAACGAAACCGAAACGACTGCAGAACAAGCTTGGGATAATAAAGAATTCATAGCCTCAACGGACGAAGGTTTTAGACCAGTTAATCTTTTTACTGGCCCTGAAGGTGCTATGTATATTGTAGATATGCACCGTGGTATTATTCAGCACAAAGCTTTTATATCTCAATACTTGACAGAATTATTAATAGGCAAGAAACTAGATACGTTGCAAAATGCGGGTAGAATCTTAAAGGTGACACATAAAGATAGCAAGCCAAATGCAATTACTAATCTAGATAAATTCTCGACAAAAGAATTAGTGCCTTTACTTAGCAGTTCAAATGGTTGGACAAGAGACCGTGCTCAGCAAATGCTAATTACAAGCAAGAAAAAATCTGTTAAAAAAGCTCTGATGAGCCTTGCTAAAGTTGATAATGAGTTTGGCTCAGCCGTTCATGCTCTTTATACTTTAGAAGGGTTGAATTTACTCTCATTTGATTTTTTAGAAGAACTTTTAAAAGAGACTAAGAATCCTAAAACCGTAGCTCACATTCTATTACTTATGGAGCCATTTGCATCTCAAAGTAATATTGAAAGAATGTCAGCAATCAGTGCGAATGTATTGGCTAAGGCCGACCCAATCACTGATTTATATTTAAGTATATCCTTAAACCCTTGGTTAAAAATTGCTCCGGCCACTTTTCAACCTACATTGGCTACTATAGCCGATAAATACTCTTTTAACGAGATATTCCAAGAGGCCGTTATAAGTAGTTTAGAAGGACAAGAAGAGCTATTTCTTAAAGAAAATGCGGCAAATAAGTTTTTAACAAAAAACCTAGGTGAAACTCTTGAAAACCGAGTAAATAATAAACCAAATTCTATTTTTGTAATAGAGTCTAGAAAAGACGATAGCCGTACCAACGGACTGAAACTTTACAGAACTATTTGTGGTGCATGCCACGGTTCAGATGGTTCTGGAATTGAAGGTATGGCTCCGCCATTAAAAGACTCTGAATATATTGATGGTCCTGTTCACCGCTTATCATCTATCATTTTACATGGAATTAGTGGACCAATACATGTAAACGGAAAACTCTATGAGCTTAACAATGAAATGCCTGCTATTTCAAGTAACAGTGACATTACGGACCAAGATATTGTAGATATTACTCATTTTTTACAAAATGCTTTCGCAAAAAAACAGAAACGTATTTCAGCAGCCGAAGTCAAAATACTAAGAGAAGATAAACCAAAAAATGGCGGCTTTTATACCGAAAAAGAATTGCTGGAAAAAGAGTTCGAAAGGTAG
- a CDS encoding pirin family protein, with product MANNKLIVDERQTDLGKFMVGRLLPFRKKRQVGPFTFIDHMGPATIGNGKYIDVDQHPHTGLSTLTYLFEGEIEHKDSTGTVKIINAGDVGFMTSGSGVTHTERTPANKRNDEEFVLHGYQIWVALPKDKEEIEPRFDFIPSNEVPSWKVGKLNIKLVAGNGFGKSSPLQGYSRLFMVDIFAEEANTLDLKGKLKGEVAFVIVKGSITTQNQKVNAGQMLISKMDDECEICLDKGTQILLFGGEPLPEERFLMWNFVSHDKDRLKKAKEDWQEKRFPKVPGDSTYIPFPELKK from the coding sequence GTGGCAAATAATAAACTTATTGTAGACGAAAGACAGACTGACCTAGGCAAATTTATGGTGGGAAGGCTGCTGCCGTTTAGGAAGAAGCGTCAGGTAGGGCCATTCACTTTTATAGACCACATGGGGCCAGCGACTATAGGAAATGGTAAATATATAGATGTAGACCAGCACCCTCATACTGGCTTAAGTACATTAACTTATCTTTTTGAAGGAGAAATAGAGCATAAAGACAGCACCGGAACGGTGAAAATCATAAATGCAGGTGACGTGGGCTTCATGACTTCAGGCAGTGGAGTAACACATACCGAAAGAACCCCAGCTAATAAAAGGAATGATGAAGAATTCGTTTTACACGGTTATCAAATATGGGTAGCCTTACCAAAAGATAAGGAAGAAATAGAGCCACGTTTTGATTTTATTCCTAGTAATGAAGTGCCAAGTTGGAAAGTAGGCAAACTAAATATAAAGCTCGTTGCTGGAAATGGATTTGGGAAATCATCGCCTCTTCAGGGCTATTCTCGGTTGTTCATGGTTGATATTTTTGCTGAAGAGGCAAACACTTTGGACTTAAAAGGAAAGCTGAAAGGCGAAGTAGCTTTTGTGATAGTAAAAGGCTCCATAACTACACAAAATCAAAAAGTTAATGCAGGACAAATGCTCATAAGTAAGATGGATGATGAATGTGAAATTTGTTTAGATAAGGGCACGCAGATTTTACTTTTTGGTGGCGAACCATTACCTGAAGAACGTTTTTTGATGTGGAATTTTGTTTCACATGATAAAGACCGTTTAAAAAAAGCCAAGGAAGACTGGCAAGAAAAGAGGTTTCCTAAAGTACCTGGAGACAGTACATATATTCCATTTCCAGAATTAAAAAAGTGA
- a CDS encoding NAD(P)H-dependent oxidoreductase, producing MSTPNISQEDIINAFQFRHATKEFDATKKLSDEEVNFILQTANLSPSSFGFEPWHFVVVQDQELRELLKPVAWGAPLKLDTASHFILGLSMKAPMTKWDSEYIMHMMKDVKQLPAEAIEMYSKFYREFQERDFNLDSDKKMFDWASKQTYIALGNMMTAAALTGIDSCPIEGFHQEKAEALLREKFDIDTDKYGLSFMVAFGHRKAAPPFEKSRRDFNDIVSWK from the coding sequence ATGAGCACACCAAATATTTCACAAGAGGACATTATAAATGCGTTTCAATTTAGACACGCTACAAAAGAATTTGACGCAACAAAAAAGTTGTCTGATGAGGAGGTAAATTTCATTTTACAAACCGCCAATTTGTCGCCAAGTTCTTTTGGCTTTGAGCCTTGGCATTTTGTGGTGGTACAAGACCAAGAACTACGCGAACTTTTAAAGCCAGTAGCTTGGGGAGCACCTTTAAAGTTAGATACTGCTAGTCATTTCATATTAGGCTTAAGCATGAAAGCTCCAATGACAAAGTGGGATTCGGAATATATCATGCACATGATGAAAGATGTGAAACAACTTCCGGCTGAAGCAATAGAGATGTATTCAAAATTCTATAGAGAATTTCAAGAGCGTGATTTCAATTTAGACAGTGATAAAAAGATGTTTGATTGGGCTTCAAAACAAACCTATATAGCCTTAGGCAACATGATGACGGCCGCTGCACTTACAGGAATAGACAGTTGTCCTATTGAAGGATTTCATCAAGAAAAAGCCGAAGCTTTATTAAGAGAGAAGTTTGATATAGATACAGACAAATATGGTTTGTCTTTCATGGTAGCTTTTGGTCACAGAAAAGCAGCCCCACCTTTCGAAAAATCAAGACGAGATTTTAATGATATTGTAAGCTGGAAATAA
- a CDS encoding SDR family NAD(P)-dependent oxidoreductase, producing MNNKLTGKKVLVTAGAQGIGESITRHFIDSGANVAIHYFSSADTANELVEYATSKGQKAVAISGDLTKEADANALVEKTVKALGGLDILINNAGSLVARKMLGEMEAEFWHKVMDINLTSMMFVTKAASPYLAKNENSSIVNLASLAGRKGGHPGSLVYATSKGAILTFTRALSTELGPQGIRVNAVSPGLILGTSFHNTHTTKESADATTAGIPIQRAGNAADVARAVLYLASEYDGFITGATLDINGGVYNM from the coding sequence ATGAACAATAAATTAACAGGAAAAAAGGTGCTGGTCACGGCTGGTGCTCAGGGGATTGGTGAATCAATCACCAGACACTTTATTGATAGCGGTGCCAATGTTGCCATCCATTATTTTTCTAGTGCAGATACTGCGAATGAATTGGTAGAATACGCCACAAGCAAAGGACAAAAAGCGGTGGCAATAAGTGGTGATTTAACAAAAGAAGCCGATGCAAATGCTTTGGTGGAAAAAACGGTAAAGGCCTTAGGTGGTTTGGATATCCTGATAAATAATGCTGGTTCACTTGTAGCCCGTAAAATGCTGGGTGAAATGGAAGCTGAATTTTGGCATAAAGTAATGGATATAAACCTTACATCCATGATGTTTGTGACGAAAGCTGCATCTCCCTATCTAGCAAAAAATGAGAATAGCAGTATTGTTAATTTAGCATCACTGGCTGGGCGTAAGGGTGGTCACCCAGGCTCACTAGTTTATGCTACCAGCAAAGGTGCTATTCTAACATTTACGCGAGCACTTTCTACAGAACTCGGACCACAAGGCATTAGAGTCAACGCCGTATCTCCGGGTCTTATTCTAGGAACTTCATTTCACAACACCCATACCACAAAAGAATCAGCAGATGCCACTACAGCTGGCATTCCTATTCAGCGAGCAGGTAACGCAGCTGACGTAGCAAGAGCGGTTTTATATTTGGCGTCCGAATACGACGGCTTTATTACTGGTGCTACACTAGATATTAATGGGGGTGTCTATAATATGTAA
- a CDS encoding winged helix-turn-helix transcriptional regulator, with translation MYTFKGKEYPCCASLTMGMIGGKWKTVILFHLRNGKLRYNELRKEMPTVTERTLSLQLKTLEEDGIIKRTVYTSKPPLKVEYSLTDFGQTLMPVVTSIAEWGVYAVENHAD, from the coding sequence ATGTATACGTTTAAAGGAAAGGAATACCCATGCTGTGCCAGTTTAACCATGGGAATGATAGGTGGCAAATGGAAAACAGTCATTTTGTTTCACTTAAGAAATGGCAAGCTTCGTTATAATGAGCTCCGCAAAGAAATGCCTACCGTAACAGAGCGTACGCTAAGCCTTCAGTTAAAAACGCTGGAAGAAGATGGCATCATAAAAAGAACGGTTTACACCTCTAAACCTCCTTTAAAAGTAGAATATTCCTTAACCGATTTTGGTCAAACTTTAATGCCCGTGGTGACTTCTATAGCAGAATGGGGCGTTTATGCGGTAGAAAATCATGCGGATTAA
- a CDS encoding GAF domain-containing sensor histidine kinase encodes MQIADLPANEKERLQALAELEIIDSEEEEAFTDLAKLASYVCKTPVALISFIEEDRQWFKAAVGTDLSETPRDIAFCSHAILEQDNFMVVNDATQDFRFKDNPLVTGETNIQFYAGVPLKINDQFPVGTVCVLDTEPHELSNEQEDALRRISSQVIKLLELRKKNISIRDLADENEKKLKEEISRQTSNLERTNLELKQLNAEMEQMVYIASHDLKEPIRKLKIYADILGEEGVSENIINKFLPKIHNSADRAYHLVNDILDFAKVKSIDLVKKEVDFNAMMQVVLENSIEIISESSAELTIHDLPTIMVDENQMIQLFSNLIQNSIKYCKSIPSISISASKVVLEEADLVPKNINAGSFYKIEVTDNGIGFDLSHKDKIFDFFQRLHNKNEFSGTGIGLAIVKKIAQKHGGLVNAESRIGEGSVFSVYLPI; translated from the coding sequence ATGCAGATAGCCGACTTGCCAGCAAATGAAAAAGAAAGATTGCAGGCATTAGCAGAATTAGAGATTATTGATTCCGAAGAGGAAGAAGCCTTTACTGATTTGGCAAAATTGGCATCTTACGTATGCAAGACTCCGGTAGCACTTATAAGTTTTATTGAAGAAGATAGGCAGTGGTTTAAAGCTGCTGTGGGTACTGATTTAAGTGAAACACCCCGAGATATAGCCTTTTGCTCTCATGCTATTTTGGAGCAAGATAACTTTATGGTGGTAAATGATGCCACACAAGACTTCCGTTTTAAGGATAATCCATTAGTCACTGGCGAAACCAATATCCAGTTTTACGCAGGGGTTCCATTAAAAATTAACGACCAATTTCCAGTAGGTACTGTGTGCGTGCTTGATACGGAGCCACATGAACTTTCTAATGAGCAAGAAGATGCTTTAAGGCGTATTTCTAGCCAAGTGATTAAGTTGTTAGAACTAAGAAAAAAGAACATCAGCATTCGAGATTTGGCAGATGAAAATGAGAAAAAACTCAAGGAAGAAATAAGCCGCCAAACGTCTAATTTAGAACGGACCAACTTGGAGCTTAAGCAATTAAATGCTGAAATGGAACAAATGGTTTACATAGCTAGCCATGACCTCAAAGAACCAATACGCAAGCTTAAAATTTATGCAGACATTTTAGGGGAAGAAGGCGTTTCAGAAAATATAATCAATAAATTCCTGCCAAAAATCCACAATAGTGCAGACAGGGCGTACCACTTGGTGAATGATATTCTTGATTTTGCCAAGGTGAAGTCTATAGACCTTGTTAAAAAAGAGGTAGACTTTAATGCCATGATGCAGGTGGTATTAGAGAATTCTATTGAAATTATTTCTGAAAGTTCGGCGGAGCTTACAATACATGATTTGCCAACCATCATGGTAGACGAAAACCAGATGATTCAGCTTTTTTCTAACCTTATTCAGAATTCAATAAAATATTGCAAAAGCATCCCTTCTATTAGTATTTCGGCTTCAAAAGTAGTTTTGGAAGAGGCTGACCTTGTTCCCAAAAACATCAATGCAGGTTCATTTTATAAGATTGAAGTAACCGATAATGGAATAGGTTTTGACCTAAGTCATAAAGACAAAATATTCGATTTTTTCCAAAGATTACATAACAAAAACGAGTTTAGCGGCACGGGAATAGGACTGGCGATTGTCAAGAAAATTGCTCAAAAGCACGGAGGCTTGGTCAATGCAGAAAGCAGAATAGGAGAGGGCTCTGTGTTTAGTGTTTATTTGCCTATTTAG
- a CDS encoding alkaline phosphatase D family protein has translation MRLKQLIGLFLFALISNTAFCQTTEVVSKRYDVTLRQAHMGSLEIDTMLLESYTTLPANVRQFYLDARSVFEKDKKIDFTDSRIVKAAAQNKMPLMAGPMLGDIKENGVSIWLRPSNKRPIRIKVTALGTKTEKTYTLKPAVAGKEERIVLNDLSPATKYKYVVLSRGTKIGGGAFETTSKIDDKIGLRLAFASDFHKVGLHNPNLVDAILKREPIAMMLLGDLAVDDRENNMSMHRTDYLLRDVSEAWQNLSANVPLYAAWDDHDYLNNDLSGLPEWFTKEDRTELRNLWRENWNNPKTDIEGINFNTRIGQLEIIMLDTRSYRTVEQRGQYDSYLGKEQLSWLKNVLAKSTAPFKIISSGTMWSDYISNGKDSWGTWDTQAREEIYKFIETENIPGVLLLSGDRHGARGFTIPRDSGFEFYEFGPASLGGVPGPEGIAKDSSSQMFGYLGLGLKAFGEFTFNMEGTEPIVTFRLIDELGNIMEEHTVPYSKLTPVGK, from the coding sequence ATGAGATTAAAGCAACTAATTGGTCTATTTCTCTTTGCTCTTATAAGCAATACTGCTTTTTGTCAAACCACAGAAGTTGTTTCAAAACGTTACGACGTCACTTTGAGACAAGCACACATGGGGAGTTTGGAAATTGACACCATGCTGCTGGAGAGTTATACCACTTTGCCTGCTAATGTTAGGCAGTTTTATCTTGATGCTAGAAGCGTTTTTGAGAAAGACAAAAAGATTGACTTTACAGATAGTAGAATAGTTAAGGCGGCCGCCCAAAACAAGATGCCCTTAATGGCAGGGCCAATGCTGGGTGATATAAAAGAGAATGGAGTAAGCATTTGGCTAAGGCCATCAAACAAACGCCCAATTCGTATTAAAGTAACTGCCTTAGGTACTAAGACTGAAAAAACGTATACCTTAAAACCTGCAGTGGCAGGAAAGGAAGAACGAATAGTATTAAATGATTTATCTCCGGCCACCAAGTATAAATATGTGGTACTGTCACGAGGTACCAAAATAGGAGGAGGAGCATTTGAAACCACTTCAAAAATTGACGATAAGATAGGTTTAAGATTAGCTTTTGCTTCAGATTTCCATAAAGTAGGTCTTCATAACCCAAACCTAGTGGATGCTATTTTAAAAAGAGAACCAATAGCCATGATGCTTTTGGGTGACCTTGCGGTGGATGATAGAGAAAATAATATGAGCATGCATAGGACCGATTATTTGCTCCGTGATGTTTCTGAGGCTTGGCAAAATTTATCGGCTAATGTTCCTTTATATGCAGCCTGGGACGACCACGATTACCTTAACAACGACCTCAGCGGTCTGCCAGAATGGTTTACTAAAGAAGACAGAACGGAACTCCGAAATTTATGGCGTGAAAACTGGAATAACCCTAAAACGGATATAGAAGGTATTAACTTCAATACGCGAATAGGGCAATTAGAAATAATAATGCTTGATACGAGGTCTTATCGTACGGTGGAGCAAAGAGGACAATATGATTCCTATTTGGGCAAAGAGCAGCTTAGCTGGTTGAAAAATGTCTTGGCAAAATCTACTGCACCTTTTAAAATTATTTCGAGTGGAACCATGTGGAGCGATTATATCTCTAATGGAAAAGACTCATGGGGAACATGGGATACGCAGGCACGTGAAGAAATTTATAAGTTTATAGAAACCGAAAACATACCTGGAGTACTATTACTTAGCGGAGACCGACACGGTGCACGTGGTTTTACTATTCCTAGAGATTCAGGATTTGAGTTTTACGAATTTGGACCAGCCTCTTTAGGCGGTGTACCAGGTCCAGAAGGAATTGCGAAAGATTCATCAAGTCAAATGTTCGGCTACCTTGGTCTTGGATTAAAGGCTTTTGGCGAGTTTACATTTAACATGGAAGGAACTGAACCAATAGTTACCTTCAGATTAATAGATGAATTAGGTAATATCATGGAGGAGCATACGGTGCCTTATAGTAAGTTAACTCCGGTAGGGAAGTAG
- a CDS encoding SDR family NAD(P)-dependent oxidoreductase: MKTVLVTGGAGEIGSAISKKFAENGYAVIITYNSNAAKAETVKAALPGENHSIFHAPNINPEKISALKHFVVEKYGRLDVLVNNAGITTPVPHDDLDALSDEWIDKIMQTNFRGSFAMVRAMKDLLVQSAGTETSLIVNISSIAGIYGIGSNVAYCASKAAVDSMTRSLARALAPKVRVVSVSPGFVEGEYTKSFDPKFLQNQMENTPLERFAQGEDVANAVFSVASHLTFSTGNIITVDGGRLL, translated from the coding sequence ATGAAAACAGTATTAGTCACAGGCGGTGCAGGAGAAATTGGCTCAGCCATTAGCAAAAAGTTTGCGGAGAATGGTTACGCCGTTATCATCACCTATAACAGTAATGCCGCTAAAGCAGAAACTGTAAAAGCAGCCCTGCCTGGTGAAAATCATAGTATTTTCCATGCACCTAATATTAATCCAGAAAAGATAAGTGCCCTAAAGCATTTTGTGGTAGAAAAATACGGCAGGCTGGACGTCTTGGTTAATAATGCCGGCATAACCACGCCTGTGCCGCATGATGATTTAGACGCTCTAAGTGACGAGTGGATTGACAAAATTATGCAAACCAACTTTAGAGGAAGTTTCGCCATGGTGCGTGCTATGAAAGACTTACTGGTACAGTCGGCAGGTACTGAAACATCATTAATTGTCAATATTTCTTCTATTGCAGGTATATATGGAATAGGCAGCAATGTAGCTTACTGTGCTTCCAAAGCCGCTGTGGATTCCATGACACGTTCTTTAGCTAGAGCATTGGCTCCAAAAGTGCGAGTTGTTTCTGTATCGCCGGGTTTTGTAGAAGGAGAATACACTAAAAGCTTTGACCCAAAATTTCTTCAAAACCAAATGGAGAATACACCATTAGAGCGATTTGCTCAAGGAGAAGATGTGGCTAATGCCGTTTTTTCGGTAGCATCCCATTTAACTTTCTCTACTGGAAATATAATTACCGTAGATGGTGGAAGGCTTTTGTAG